The Treponema sp. Marseille-Q3903 genomic interval ATTTAAATGAAAGCCTTTGAATCGGTGATGGACCAATTTTTCTACAAGCGGCTTTGTGGTCGGAAGTAGGGTATCCTTTGTGTTTTGCGTAACCGTATTCAGGATATTTTTTATCCATCTCTAACATTATGCGGTCACGGCAGACTTTTGCGAGTATACTTGCAGCCATCACAGGCTGATATTTTCCATCGGCTTTCGGTTCACATCTGCAAATTATCGGTACATCAGGGCACTTTGTCCCATCTGTAATTCCGTTTAATTCCAATTCTTCGCAATCTATATTATTTTTTTTGCACCATTGCGGAAACTTTTCCATCATGTTTTCAAACGCAATCTTCATTGCGAGCATGCTTGCCTGCAAAATATTGATTCTGTCAATTGTTGCGTGGTCTACAAGCCCTATTCCCCAGCACGCTTTTTCTTTGATAATCATTTCTGCTGTTTCGCGCTTTTTTTCGGAAAGTTTTTTTGAATCATTTAATATTTCAATCGGAAAGTCTCCCGGTAAAATCACAGCTCCAGCAATCACAGGACCTGCCAAAGGCCCTCGGCCGGCTTCATCAAAACCTACTGTAATGATTTTAGAATCCTGATTGCTCATTGTCCTTTTCCGTAAGCTTTGTATTTTTGTTTTTGTAGACAGGCGTTATCATCGTCACAGAATCTTTTATGTTTGACTTATATTTATTTTGAACAAAAGATGCTTTTACATCGAACAATTCTGCAATTCGCCCTGATTTTCCAGAAACAGTAAAAGTGTTGCCCGTCGAAGCGACTGTGCCGCCATTTGCAGAAATCACTACATTTGTGCTTGCATTTGTACTCAAAGAACTGTTTTTTATGTTCAACCGTGATTTTACAGAAGATATAAACGATGCGTACGAAATTGCATTTGCGGAGCCGATAGTACCCGAGATGTTTATTATCGAGTTATATGAATCGATGATTGTGCCGTTTTTCGTAAAATTCGCACTGATGATGCAATCTTTTATTGTAAGTACCGAATTTTCAAGTTTTATAAGAGGTTTTTCATTTTTCATTTCAGCGCTTGATTTTTTTTGAATTTGACAGTTATTCAATTCCAGCGTCGCTGTGCTTACTTCAAGAGAGCCACCTTGCTCAAAAACAAACCTTGCATCACCATCGTTTATAATCTCAAAATTTGCTGAGACTTTATAATTTTTGTTTACATGCATGTTGCCTTTTGTGTGAAGTTTTACAACTCTTTTAGACGAGAGTGCATTTTCAAATTTTTCAAAAGAGTTAAAAGGACGTTCCAAAGTTCCGTCTCCATCATCGTCGGCTTTCTCATCAAAATAATAGTTTGACTGATCGATTATCACGCTGTATTCAACGACCTCGCTCTGATTTTTACCGTTTTTTGAATATGCAGCGAGCTTGTAATAGACAGGATTTATAGAATTCTGCTTCCAGTTGATTGAAAAAGAATCTTTTTTTGCTTTTTTGAATTCGCCGATTTCGATATTTTTCAACAACTGTGTTTGAGAATTGTAAGTGGTCGTTATGTCTTCAATTTTGTAAGGTTCGCTAAGTGCAATGTAAAGTTCATTTCCCTGTTCCGCTTTGACTTTGACTGTGACGTCGTCTCGTGAATAAAAACTGTCAGCATTCGATTTTATATCAGGCGTCGAAGGCGGTCGTTTGTTGATGTCGTATTGTACGAGATAATTTCCTTGATAAACTGAATCGGAAAATATTCCTATACTGAACTTGCCTGAAACTCTGTCACCGTAAAAAACATCGACTCCTGCTTCTGTAAAAAATTCCGTATATTCTTCTTTTTCTTGATTCAATATGCTCATCGCATAAGACGAATCGCCTGCAATTGTATAAATAACGCTGTCATCTTCGTGTTTTGTCTCAATGATTTCGGGCTTTGGTGGAAGTACAAAAAAATCTATCGGATTTGAAGCGTCGTAATCTATGCTTTGCCATGAAATCATGTGGCTGACTGTTCTGTCAATTTTTCTCGGTTCAGAAGGAAGCCCCCAATATTCCGAATCAATTTTGAAAATATAGCTGTTGTCGATAAAATCAATTGTTTCCCAATCTGTTATTTTGAAAGGAACATCGCGGTGGCTGAATATGCCTGCATTTTGTGGAAGTGTGCGGATTATAAACCTGTACTTTAAATTTTTCTCTTTATCAAAAATGGTGCACGGAATGTAGCGCGAGAGAATGCATGAAGAACTTAATGAAAGTGTTCTTCCTTTTATAAAAGAATCCGGCGGGAGCCCAAAACTGTAAAAAAGATTCTCGGGAATTTTGAGTTTTGCTCCGGCACTGTAATTTAATATTCCGCTATCATAAAAAGTTTTTACAAGGTCACTGTAATTTGTTTTAGAAGCATCATCTTCGTAAACTGAATATGTGACAGATGCTGTTTCTTTTGTTTTGTTTGAGCGGATATGAGTTACGTTTAACTTTACAACGCCGTTTACGTCGAGCATAACAGGACCATCATATGCAAATCCGAACGCCTCAGGGTCTGAACCGTCCACAGAATAAAAAAAATCACCGTCGCCTTTATTTTCAATCACCAACATCTGTTTATTTGCCCAGATGCCTTCAACAGGGCTGATCATTTCAATCTGTGCAAAAATTGAATTTGCCGAAAGAAAAAAAACGACTAATAATACAAAAAGTGATTTTTTATTCATACTGATTTCCGTTTGTTATGCTGTGACCTCTGAAAAATTACAATTCAAAGAACGGTCCTAAAACTACTTTTAATTCAGGATCGTGTGAATAATAATTTTTTTCCAATTCTTCTTTTGTCAGCCCTACAAGCTCGTGGCTCATATAGTGAATCCAGTTGTTTTGTTCCGGACTTTCAATTATGAGTTTTCGGCAGAAATAGTCAGGATGGATAGGAAGCTGCTCAGTTAAATATCTGTAATATTTATAATCGTGAACAACAACTTTGATGTCTTCTCGTGGCATGCCGCGTGTGTTCATAAGAGTTTCAACAAGGCAGTTGATTGTGCGTCCTGAGTCAAAAATGTCGTCAATCAACAAAACTTTGTCTCCCGGTCTAAGGTTTTCAGGAGGATATGTCCATCCGTCTATGTAAACTTTTGTGTGCTGTGCAACATCTGAATATGAACGGGCAACAACTCCCGCGTAAAGAACAGGATGAAAGTGTTCTTTTTTTGCAACAATTTTAAAGTATTCGCTGATTACATTTGCCATATACGCACCGCCGCGTAAAGAACAATATATTACATCCGGAATAAATCCATCTTTATATATTTTATGTGCAAGTTTTAATGCATTATTGCGCACTACGTCGTAGGGAAGAAATTCTTTGTTCATGTTTTACCTCAAATTAATGTGGTTTTTATTATACCTCAAAAAATGAGAAATTGTCACGTCATTGTGCTCAGCCGAAATGCTCAAGCAGACGAATTTTTATGCGCTATATTCTCATCTGTTAAACTGTTTTGTGACAGACAAAATTGCGTCATACAATTCGTCTATTGCCTGCGGAGTTGTGTGCTGCCCAAAACTGAAACGCACCGCTGTCTCACGAATTTCAGATGGGACATGCATTGCTTCTAGGACAGGTCTCGAGTTTTTTTTAGAAGAGCAGGCACTTCCTGTCGAAATGTAAAAACCGATTGCGTCAAGCGAACGAAGCATAACGTTGCCCGGAATATGTGCAAACGCTGCCTGAACTATAAACGGAGAAAATAAATCTTTTTTTTCAATGCGAGATGGCGGCACTATTGTGCATCCGGGGAGCTTTGAAAGTTGTTCAATAAATTCATCTGTTTTTGCTTTTTGTGCCGAATTGTCTTTGTTGAAATACCGCAAAAGACATTTTGAAAATGCAACAGCTCCGAGAACATTTTCAGTGCCGCTTCTGATACCTTTTTCTTGTCCGCCGCCGCGCAAAAAAGGTTCAATTGAGTCTTTCATATAGAGAATGCCTATTCCGCGAGGACCACAGATTTTGTGTGAACTAAGCGCTGCGCTGTCAATTCCTTTGTAATTTAAGTCTATGCTGATTTTTCCGACAGCTTGAACACAGTCAACGTGAAATTTCGGACGGCGTTTACCTTCGCATGCTTTAGTTATGGCATCTGCAATTTCATATATCGGCTGAATAGAACCTGTTTCATTGTTTACTGCCATGACAGCAACAATCATTGTGTCGTTTGTGAGAAGTGATGTAACTGCTTCGGGCTCAATAATTCCGTCAGTATTTGAAGGAATTTCAACGACATTCCAGCCGCAGTGTTTCATCGCCTCTGCTTGAGCTTTTACCGCCGGGTGTTCGATTGAACTTATTAAAACAGTGCCTTTTAGCGGTTTTGACATGACAGCGAGAAGTGGAATCTGGTTGCTTTCTGTTCCGCCCGAAGTAAAGTAGATTGTATCTGGTTTTACTCCGAGCGCTTTTGCTGCTGTCGAACGCGCTTCTTCTAGAATTGTTTTTGCTTTTTTCCCGACTGTATTTGAGCCTGAAGGATTTCCCCAGTTTTCGAGAGAGATTTTAACTGCTTCGTTTAATATGTCTTCATCGGCAGGGCTTGTTGCTGCCCAGTCAAAATAGTGCTTTTTATAATCCATGAATGTCTCTGTAACAGTAAAGTAAATCTATTTTAAAACAGAAAGAATATCTTGATCATCTGTCTCTTCAATCACAGTGTCACAAACTCCTTTTTGTATTATAAGTCTGACCTTGTTCGTGATGTTTTTCTTGTCGTTGTGCATGACGAAAATAAGGCGCTCTCCGGCTCTTTCTCCTATTACAATTTTTGGGATTGCGCCGGTTGCCCAGCCGTATTTTTTAAGGATTTCAAAAACTTCGTCGCGAAACGCCTCTGCACAGTAATTTTTTTTATATGCCAGTTCTACAGAGCGCCCGATTCCCCAAGCAACAGCGTAGCCGTGAGTTATGCTGCCAAGTCCTGCAACTGTTTCGAGCGCATGACCGAAAGTATGACCGAGGTTCAGTGTTGCACGAATTCCTTTTTCAGTAAAATCCTGCTCTACGATTTTACATTTTTCGGCGACGCATCTTTTTATCATAAACTCAAGAATATATTTGTCTCGCCTGTTGATTTTATCTGCATTGTCTTTAAATAAATTGTAAAGCTCTTTGTCAAAAAGGAGCGCTGTTTTAAATGCTTCTGCAAGCCCTGAGTTGTACTGGTTTTCAGGAAGATAATCGACAAATTCTGGGAAAATGAAAATTTTTGATGCAGGAAAAAACGTCCCGATTATGTTTTTGTAATTGTCAAAGTCGCAGCCGGTTTTACCGCCGATAGACGCATCTACCATCGCAAGCAGTGTCGTTGGAATAAGCTGAACAGATGCACCTCGTTTAAAAATTGATGCAGCAAATGATGTTATGTCGCATACAACACCACCACCGATTCCGACAAAAACATCATTGCGCGTGAAACCTGCGTTTACGGCAGCAGTCACAATTTTTAATACGCTTTCAATTGTCTTGTAATGCTCTCCTGATTCGAGAATTATAAGCCGGTCGTCACCATAAGCGCCGTCGTTGAATTTAGAAATAAAATTGCTCATGCAGTCGAGTTTTGAAACCGTAACATCTGTGACAAAAAATCTGCGCGGAGTGTTGCCGATGTAAGCTTTATCATCCGGCTTATCTGAATTGTTATCATGTTCAAAAATTGAATTTAAGTTTGGAACACCCGAAATAAATGAAATTTCTGATTTTTTTGTGCCCGGACTAATCGAAGGATAAGAAATAAACAACTTTTCTTCTGCCATAATGATGACATCTTAGTATTTTTTATCCATTTCGTTAAGTTGTTTTATATTTTTTTCGAGGCGAGAAATTTCGCGGTTTAACATTTTTTCGTAATCCAATTCACCTGTGACAATCCTTTCACGTTCGTCTTCCCAGTTTTGTTTATCCGTTATATATAAAAAATTAAAAGAGGAAGCATTAGCTTTTTCACACCAGACTTTTGCTTCTTTCCAATAATAAAGACCGGCTTTGTAATAAGTTAAAGCCGTTTCCATATTGCGAAGATATTCATCTTTCCAAGGAGCATCGTAAAAATAGATACATTTTTTATCGAACGTGCGGCCGGCTCTTAAATGCTGTTCAATCAACTTGAGATTTATGTGCATTTGAAAAAGATATCTGTATTTTTCCCATTCTTTTTCCGTCGTTATTTTGATATCGACAAACAGAGGATTGCAAAAATCGGCTTGAACTGCTTTTTCAAGCCAATAAATATTTTCTATACAGTCATCAGGATACTGTTGGTAATGAACGTGATAGAGTTTGTACCAGTCTTCTTTGTATTTGACCACGTAGGCGTAAACCGGAGACGAAACGGAGAAAACTATAAATGCGACGAAAAGTAATGAGATGATACGCTTTTTCACATTTTGATTATCGGAAATATTTTTTTATCGTATTAGAGATATTTTCAATGCTGTCAGTCGCATCTATACGCACAATTTTAATTCCTGTCTCCTGAGATTTTTTTTCATATTCTTTTATCACTATTTCGTATTGTGCCGCAATTTTTTTCTGTAGCTCGAGCTTTTCGTAAATCTCTTTTTTTTCATTTCGAGCATTTACCCTTGCAAGCGAAATTTCAGGGTCTATTTCAAAATAAAATAAAATTTCAGGAAGTGGGAAAGGAGAGTTTAAAAGACGCGGCAATTCTTCTCCGCAGGAGATAGACTGATATGCAAGGCTTGAAAAAAAATATCTGTCGCTTATGACGATTTTTCCAGAATCTATAAGCTCTTTTACTCCTCCTCTTCCAAATATGTGTTCACATCTATCCGCCGCAAAAAGGTATGCGCTTGTCTTTTCATCAACTTTAAAATCTCCCGAAAGCATTTGACGTAAAAACTTGCCAGTCGCACCTGCAGTCGGTTCCGAAGTAGCGACAAAATTAATAGGATCTATGGCTGTCAATTTCTTTATCTGGGTTGAAGTTCCAGCGCCGTCTATTCCTTCAAAGACAATAAAATTTTTAAGTATCATGGAGCTGATTATAAACTGTTAAACTAAAATGTACTATATGAGGCTTAATTTTTTTGATATAATATACAGACTAAAATGGGCTCTTTATACAAAAAAGGACATGTCCTAAGCTACATTGTAATTTTTCTTACGTTCGTTTCTCTGCTGATTTCGGTGCCGATAAAAAAAGCATTCGTTTCAGCTATCGATAAAAAAATCAACAAATTTAGAGAGTCATTTTATGAAAAAACCGGAATTCTTTTTTCTTACGAATCTGTTTCCCCATCAATTCTTTCAAACTTTTATATCAAAAAAATAAAGATAGTTGACAGTTCAAAAAGTGAATTACTTTCTGTAGACAAAACTCGTGTAAATTTCAAATTGTTCAAACTCATAAAAGGAGATTTTCAAGACGGGATTTCTAGTGTCGTCGTTGATGGTATAGATGCCGACTTAAGCAAAGTCATAAACTTTATTAAAAAAATTGAAAAAAACAGTTCATCAGGTTCTTTTGAAATGAAAAAAATCAGACAAAAAGTGCCGGAAAACATTAAACTCAAGAATATAAAACTTTCATATTCCGAACAGCTTTACGACTGTGTTCTATCTGTAAAAAATATATCTGTAAATAACAAAATTGCTTCTCGAATCACAAAAGTTGATGTTGAATCATCAGTGCAGCTCACCTTAAAAAATTATAAAAAAACAATTTTGGGAAAGCTCGATTTAAACGGAGATATAATGGAGGAGTTGGATAATTCTCAAGTCAATGTAAAACTCCGAAATTTTAGCGACGGCGAATATAAAATTCCAAAGCTCAATCTCCATGCGTCTTATTCCGACCGTTCAGTAGAGATACATTCAATTCAGGCTGTAAATCCTATTTCTGTAGGTATTTCGTATAATTTTGACACTACAGATGCAAATGTTCAGCTCAGGACTGAAAAGCTGAATCCGGTCTCTATGATTTCTGTCTTTTCAAAACAAAAAGAAATCGCAAAGTTCAAAGATGTCCGTCTAGATACGAACACGATTTTAACGAGTAACTTGACAGACAAGACTGTGAATTTTCGTTCTAATACAGGCATTTTTCTTCCTCCTGCTGTTTTTCCTGATGGAGCAAACGTTTCGTTCTCTGCTTATGGAGATGAAAAATCATTTGAACTCGAAAAACTTTCTGTGAAGGGCAAGCGGTGCAACGCTTCTGCAAAGCTTTCATTGATATATAAAGCTCTTCAGCTTTCTGGTTTGATTGAAATTTCTGATTTTGTCCTAGATAACGGAAAATCCATTTCTACAGAGATATATTTTGACCCTAAAGACTCCGGGTTTATAGCATTTTCGCCACAGCTTTTTATCGGTTCGAGAGCGCTTACTGCAATTCAATTGTCTGTAGTTCCGCAATCAGATTCGTACGATTTTGCCCTTGAAGCGTATGATTATTCAAAGTCAAAAGAGAGCGGCGGCTCTGAACCGGGAGTTGTGAAGATTGACGGCAGTTACTTGCTTAGCTCAAATTATTTTCAGACAAGCGCTTCTCTGAACAGTATTTATTTAGACAGCGTCGCAGACATCGCCGCACAGTTTTTTAATGAAAACTTGAGTTCGAAAATTGAAAGTTTCCGTTCAACGCTCTCTCCATATATGCTGTCAGGCGACATGTATCTCATGACAAATTTGAAGACGTATTCTTACAACGTCCCGTACGTGCTTCTCGCAAACACTCAAAAAGACAATCAAGTATTTATGTTTTCTATAAATGGAAGTGACCAGAGCGTTCAGCTAAATCAGCTTTCCGTAGTCTATGGGAAATACGCATTAAACGCATCTGCTTCCCTTGATTTTAATCCGGAAACTCATGACGCATTCTTTTTGGCAGATTTAAATGCAGGTTCAATTCCATATCATTTTTCAGGGACTTTTATGCCTGAAGTTGTCACGATAACAGGCGACTATGGCACAGATGTGGAAGTTCGTCTGGCACAAAAAAAAGATAAGGATGTGATAAACGGTCACGTCTCATTCGAAAATCTGCCTTTAAAAATCCTGGAAAATTCTTTGGTGCTTTCAACGCGCTCAAACTTCAGCTATGACAATGAAAACGGTCCTCAGATTCAGCTTCAGCAGTTTCAAGTTGAAGGGACTGGAAGCAATGTTTCTGTAAATCCTAAAGCAGTTTTGACCGGTAACATAACAAAGTACGGCGCTCAGTTAAATTCAATTTCGTATACTGATTTGTATTCCACACTCGAAGGCAATGCAGATTTTATAATCAATTTCAATCAGGATGTTTTTGATTCTGTCGGCGTTGTGCTAAAACTCAATAATCCAATAAAAGAAGAAAGCATAGCTGTTGACGGAAGTTTGTCTAATCCAGATGGGGTAGGCTTAAATGCCGAAACTCTGATGAAAAATATCTATATGAACTTTCAGGTTCTGTTGAAGAATTTCAGTTTGAACAGATTTGCAAATCAACAGAACGACAATAATTTGCTGACTGCCTCTTTGTATGCGTCGGGAACAGTTGAACATCCGTATGCTGCCCTCTCTGTCGATAACGCATCTGTGATCATCGCATCAGATAAATTGACAGGAAACGGAAATATTGTCCTTGAAGATCGAGATATTTCAATCGATGATGTTGATATTGATTTTGGCAACCTCAAGCTTGACAATATTAAAGCAAATTGTTCTATATCGGAAATGACGCTAGAGGCCTCTTGTGATGCAAGTTACAATGTCTATCAAGATAAGATAATTTCGGCTCCTGTAAAACTTTCAGCAAACAACGCTGTAAAATCTGAAGGGAAGCTTTTGCCTGATTCAATTTCTATAAATCTTTCGGCAAAAGAAGTCGGCGGAAACTTCATCCGTAAAAAATTCCCGATTTCCGTTTCGGCAATCTATAATGACAAGATATTCGACATCAATTCGTCGGAGAACATAGGGCTTTCGGGGCAGTATACGGCAGATGGTATTTTGCAATTAAACCTCGACAATCGCGATTTTATGACTGCAAAGCTTGACGGTTTTGTCACATCCGAGACATGCAATCTTGAACTCTACGATGTAAACTGCGATGTTCAAAAAGTATTTGCTTATACAGATTTTGCAAAATATTTTGAAATAGACAGAGGTATTCTTACAGGAAATATCGTCGTGACCGGCACAATCGATAACCCAGAATTAAATGGAGCTGCAAAGATTTCAAACCCGCTGTTGAGGCTTCCGATGTTTACAAAACAAAAACTAACAGCTAACGATATCTTTGCCACAATGGAAAATGGAGAACTTTCAATTCCAGATGCGACACTTTCAATAAAATCTAACCAGCGGCTTCACACCGATTGGACAATTGTGATGAATAAATGGTCGCTCGACCACATCGAAGGAAATATCAAAACTCCCGAAAAAGACAAATTTCCGATTTTCTATGACAATGACGGCTTGACTTTTGAAGGAGATGTCTCCGCAGATTTAAACATTTACTATGAAGACCCTGTTTTTAAAATTGCAGGTAGAGTTGTGGGCGAAGATGTTGAGCTTACAAAACAACTTATCAATTTCAACAATACACTTGCTTCCAGCTCAAAAACTGATGTGTCAGAATTGAATTACGAGAGTTCTTCCGCTCCTTCTGTTTTAATTTCATGCAATTTGCAAGTTTTTCTTGGAACTCATGCTTCTGTTCGTTTTGATCCGCTTTTACGCTGTGTCTTTGTGCCAAATACGCAGCTCAGGGTTGTCATAGATGAAGAAAATTCAACGTATGCGATCGATGGAGCTTTGAATCTAAAATCAGGTGATATTTCATATTTGAATAGAAGTTTCTACATAAAGTCAGGTGCAATCAAGTTCAACAAAGATGATGTTACAAATCCTCTTGTAACTCTAAATGCCGAAACTCGTGAGCGTGACGATAAGAGCCAGAACGTAAAAATTATCTTGAGCGTTGAAAATCAATATTTGCTTGACCTTAAGCCGTCTTTTTCATCTGAGCCACCAAAATCTGAGAGAGAAATTCAAAGCATGCTCGGTCAAATTGTGATCGCAGACTCAGCAAATGCGACAAATTTTCTTTTTGCTGCTTCCGATTATGCTATTCAATCTACAGTTATGCGTGAATTTGAAAACGGATTGCGAAACATGCTTAATTTTGATATATTCTCAATACGAACTAACATTCTTCAAAATACTTACAACATGAGTGTTTCCGGAAAATTTTCTGAAGATGACTTCAAAATAAGTAACTTTTTGGATAACACGACTGTTTATATGGGTAAATACCTGGGAAGTTCTTTGTATGTCGATGCGATGATCCATTTTTCATTCGAAGACAGCAACTTTTCTAAGATATTGTTCCAGCCTGAATTTGGTATGGAATTGGAGTCGCCTAATTTGTTTATGCCGAATGTCCGCGTAAATGTGGCTCCTGATTTGAATGCTTTGTTAAAAAATCAATTCGTTCCTTCCACGACAGTTTCTCTTTCATGGAAATACACTTATTGATAGGAGTTAAAAAAAATGCATCGAAGATTTTCTGTAATATTTGTCATTCTTGTTTCATTGTTTTCAGTCTCTGCCGAAGAAGACGTCTGGTATTGGAACAGACCGATATCAAAGATTGAATTCAACGGGCTTAAAAATGTAAAAAAATCAGACTTAACAGGTATAACAAGTTCTTTTATTGACGAACCTTTTACAGAAGATTTATATAACGACATCCTTGATAAGTTATATAGCCTTGACTATTTTGAAGATATAGTCCCTTATGCAAAGCACAACAATATCGCTAAAAACGATGTTCTCCTTGTTTTTGAAGTTACAGAGAGACCTGTGATAAAATCAATCGAATTCCGCGGAAACAAAAAAATCAGAAACGGAGAACTTAGAGAGCAGATTAAAGCTAAGACAAACGATATATTCATTGAATCTAAAATCCTTCTTGATGAACGCATAATCCGCAACTACTACCTTTCAAAAGGTTATACAAATTCTACAGTAAGTCACGAGGTTGAATCTAACGACGAAGGAATTACAGTGATTTTCAATATCAACGAAGGTAACAGCACTGTAATTAAAAGTATTGATTTTACAGGAAATTCGATTGTCTCTGCTAAAGCATTAAAAGGCAAACTTGAACTGAAAGAAATCGGATTGTTCCGCGATGGAGCATATCAGCCTTCAACTCTTGAAAAAGATAAATTGGTAATTCTCAATTATTATCGTGAACGCGGTTACGCAGATGCCGGCATCCTCGATGTAAAAATCGAATCTCAGGAAAATCCTGAAAAACAGAGAGATGAGCTTTCAATTACTTTTGTAATTCAAGAAGGCCCTCAATACAAGTATGCTGGGATAAAAATTACAGGAAATAAAGTTTTTACAGATGAAGAACTTCTCAATGGTCAGAAACTAAAAGAAGGCGCTATCTTTAATGAGACAAAGTTTCGTGAAGACATTTCTGCAATCACGAGTGTTTATTCTCAAAATGGTTATATGATGAATGAGTACAAGCCTGTCCCTGTAAAAGATACGGACCGTCATGAAATTTCTTATACGCTCTCAATAACGGAACGCTCTAGAAGCCATATTGAAAATATCATCATCAAAGACAACAACAAGACAAAAGAATACGTAATAAGGCGTGAAATTCCTATTACGCCGGGAGATGTTTTTTCTCAAAGCAAAATTATAAACGGACTTAGAAACTTGATGAACCTCCGTTATTTTTCAAATATAGTACCTGATGTTATTCAAGGTTCTGAAGAAAACCTTGTAAACCTTATATTTTCGGTAGAAGAACAGAACACAAACATGCTTGTATTCGGGTTTGCTTTTTCAGGAACTACCGACCCCGGCACAATTCCTATTTCACTTCAATTGAAATATGAAAACTCAAATCTTCTTGGAGAAGGAAGATCTTTTTCTGTATCTACAAATATTTCAAATACGACGCAGACTGCAGAGCTGAATTACGGACAAAACTGGATTGGCGATATGCCGATTGCATTAAGCTCTTCACTTTCTCTGTCGCATTCAACAACTACAGGGCTTACAAATTATTGGACTCCATCTTTGTCTCTAGTCCAAAATAAATACTATATGACTTACCAAAACTGGAATTTGCAGCTAGGCACTGGAGTTTCAAGGCGATGGACACCAGATTACGCAATTCTTACAGTTGCTTCAGGCATTTCAAACTCTTTGACAAACAACATCTATGATCAAGCGCTTAATGTCCCTGTCGATTCGGGTATTTCTATGTATGCTAACAGATGGGGAGTTTCAAACTCTATCTATGCAAGTTTTTCAGTTGATAACCGCGATTATAACTATTATCCATCTAGAGGATGGTTTGGAAGCGAACGTTTGACATGGTACGGGCTTCTTCCTGCCGTTGAAAAAGAATTCTTTCTTAAAAGCGACACAAAGCTTGAAGGCTATCTAACTCTTTTGAACATTCCGTTTACGGAAAAGTGGGGACTTAAACTCATACTTGCAGATATAGCCCAGTTTACAGGATTATTCCCCACAGCGTCAGGTATCAGCAGTTCGAATAAACTCTATGTAGACGGCATGTTCAACGGT includes:
- a CDS encoding ribonuclease HII, with translation MSNQDSKIITVGFDEAGRGPLAGPVIAGAVILPGDFPIEILNDSKKLSEKKRETAEMIIKEKACWGIGLVDHATIDRINILQASMLAMKIAFENMMEKFPQWCKKNNIDCEELELNGITDGTKCPDVPIICRCEPKADGKYQPVMAASILAKVCRDRIMLEMDKKYPEYGYAKHKGYPTSDHKAACRKIGPSPIQRLSFKY
- a CDS encoding phosphoribosyltransferase translates to MNKEFLPYDVVRNNALKLAHKIYKDGFIPDVIYCSLRGGAYMANVISEYFKIVAKKEHFHPVLYAGVVARSYSDVAQHTKVYIDGWTYPPENLRPGDKVLLIDDIFDSGRTINCLVETLMNTRGMPREDIKVVVHDYKYYRYLTEQLPIHPDYFCRKLIIESPEQNNWIHYMSHELVGLTKEELEKNYYSHDPELKVVLGPFFEL
- a CDS encoding cysteine desulfurase family protein, yielding MDYKKHYFDWAATSPADEDILNEAVKISLENWGNPSGSNTVGKKAKTILEEARSTAAKALGVKPDTIYFTSGGTESNQIPLLAVMSKPLKGTVLISSIEHPAVKAQAEAMKHCGWNVVEIPSNTDGIIEPEAVTSLLTNDTMIVAVMAVNNETGSIQPIYEIADAITKACEGKRRPKFHVDCVQAVGKISIDLNYKGIDSAALSSHKICGPRGIGILYMKDSIEPFLRGGGQEKGIRSGTENVLGAVAFSKCLLRYFNKDNSAQKAKTDEFIEQLSKLPGCTIVPPSRIEKKDLFSPFIVQAAFAHIPGNVMLRSLDAIGFYISTGSACSSKKNSRPVLEAMHVPSEIRETAVRFSFGQHTTPQAIDELYDAILSVTKQFNR
- a CDS encoding 3-dehydroquinate synthase family protein; amino-acid sequence: MAEEKLFISYPSISPGTKKSEISFISGVPNLNSIFEHDNNSDKPDDKAYIGNTPRRFFVTDVTVSKLDCMSNFISKFNDGAYGDDRLIILESGEHYKTIESVLKIVTAAVNAGFTRNDVFVGIGGGVVCDITSFAASIFKRGASVQLIPTTLLAMVDASIGGKTGCDFDNYKNIIGTFFPASKIFIFPEFVDYLPENQYNSGLAEAFKTALLFDKELYNLFKDNADKINRRDKYILEFMIKRCVAEKCKIVEQDFTEKGIRATLNLGHTFGHALETVAGLGSITHGYAVAWGIGRSVELAYKKNYCAEAFRDEVFEILKKYGWATGAIPKIVIGERAGERLIFVMHNDKKNITNKVRLIIQKGVCDTVIEETDDQDILSVLK
- the tmk gene encoding dTMP kinase, with amino-acid sequence MILKNFIVFEGIDGAGTSTQIKKLTAIDPINFVATSEPTAGATGKFLRQMLSGDFKVDEKTSAYLFAADRCEHIFGRGGVKELIDSGKIVISDRYFFSSLAYQSISCGEELPRLLNSPFPLPEILFYFEIDPEISLARVNARNEKKEIYEKLELQKKIAAQYEIVIKEYEKKSQETGIKIVRIDATDSIENISNTIKKYFR